The DNA window TTTAGGAATTCATGTGAAATCCCGTTACCAATCACCGAACATAATTTCTCGCTGTAGCCTATTTCACTTACAATTCTGTCTCTTAACCCCGAACTCACACAAATGATGGGTATTTTGCTGACGTCAAGGAATCCGAAGAAGTCTTTGAGAAAAACTTTCAGATTATATCTAACTTCCTCCTCTTCCGATATACCATGGGAAGTGAAGGCAAAGGGAATACGTGATTCCACGGCCGAGAGAATCATTGGCAAGCGATCGAGATTGTTGCCGTGTATGCTTATGATGTCAGGTTTGATTCGATCTATTAATTTTTTCCAGTAGAGTCTTACACCGAGAAACCTGGCTTCTTCAAGCAAAGAAGGATGTTCGTAATACTTCGCCGCATTCTTTTCACTCTTAAGAAGCTTCCATACTATCTTTGGTGAGGCTTTGAATAGTTCCCACAGTTTTTTTCTCGGCAAAATGTGGAGAGCTTTCTCCGAACTCCCAGTGAAATCATGAAGTGTCGCCAAGTAGACTTCATGACCTAACTTCGACAGCGATCTTGCTATCTCATACGTTGCCATCGCGGCCCCGCCGGCGAACTGACCGCCTTGGTTCACAGGAGCCATCCCAGGTCCAATAAGTACTCTCACAGTAGATTCTCCCCTATTTGTTCATCAAACTCCGAAAAGGAATGGGTAATTCCAAAGTCCCCCTTCGCAATTACCTCATTACTCTAAATGCCCTTCAAGTAGCTTGTCCAAAACGCTTACCAATCTAGCTCCAGAATCATTGACCATGAATCTGTCATCAACAAAAGTCAGATTCTGGCTAGTGCACTTATCGATTGCTTCGCCAACGGACCTTTCCTGGAAAACAACACCCGAAAAACCCTTCAAAGCTTCAAGATGCTTCTGGTGGTCTTCGAATCTCAGAACAACGGTTGGTACAGAGTACTGAAGAGCATCTAGTGCACATGTTGAAGAGATGGTCAAGTGAATGTCTGCTATCTTAA is part of the Mesotoga infera genome and encodes:
- a CDS encoding glycosyltransferase family 4 protein, producing MRVLIGPGMAPVNQGGQFAGGAAMATYEIARSLSKLGHEVYLATLHDFTGSSEKALHILPRKKLWELFKASPKIVWKLLKSEKNAAKYYEHPSLLEEARFLGVRLYWKKLIDRIKPDIISIHGNNLDRLPMILSAVESRIPFAFTSHGISEEEEVRYNLKVFLKDFFGFLDVSKIPIICVSSGLRDRIVSEIGYSEKLCSVIGNGISHEFLNRASEIRERNLSEKGRTQSNRIKLITVGSLIKRKNHIKVLEAMKHLSENYEYVIVGDGPESDNLHDFVHANGLAKRIHFTGRLLGDKLIEAYSECDLFVLTSISEAFGLVFLEALACGLPVVTMKDLEGVRDIYHPDCFELVEKYDSVELAEAIEKSAEKMGKEQMMEHVRQFSWERVGTQYDKTFTDLAGHNHC